tcaAACATAACCATTCATCataaaattattgttaaaaGAAATGTGACAGAGGAAAACTGgaaggaaacgtatttccttgcccacaACAATTGTAAACCACAGTCACTGGTGTTCATATTTGTTTCAAAAGattataatttgaagcgacgtTACAAAATTGGATAATACCACTGTACTTCTGTGGAAGTAATTTTGGAAGAACTTAAGGCTAACTAAACGCTTTACATATTTTCCTTGAAATAGAAAACatcacccatgcaacataacaaTGAGCTAATTAGATCGGTAAATCATCattctttaatatttttaatgtaaGTAAACTCTCAGTATTTCCTTCAATTCTTAAAATTACAGCCCTCCAACTTTGCAAGCTTGGACTGGCCTGAAGTACAAAATCGAAAGTAGTTTGGTGTTTTGCACGAGCATAAAtgtaaacaaatttaattttttaacttgaaatatattatgatttcAGAGTGTAACTTGTGCAATATGAAACTAATGAATTATGGGAAATTGAAGCATCTAGAACAGAATTTTTGCAATAGCAGGTTATACATATTTAGGCCTCATAAATATCCATGTCCTCGTAATTCCTTTGACTCCAGcatcaaaatatttgttagtaCACAGTATCATGTTAGGGTAAATACTACAGGGGTCTTCCTGCCATAAAAGTGTCATTATTTTGTTACTTGTACACTTGATGGTATATATGCACACAATCAAACGTTTGATGCCCTTTACTATAGCCCACTCTTTTTACGGTACATCGCCAAAACAACACTTTGAGACTGTCTGGTCTCGCACTTTTATTTTCATGGTAAGTAGAAGGTGGTGCATGGAATCgacttttttttgttaaaacagTGATTGTTTGGTATGTACCGTGTTGCTTTGACGTACCTATTgcttttgattttatttatcaaataacATATTTAGTTGGATTTATTATATTCATCGGGTTTCTGTTAGATTTCCCCAAGGGTGGAgtcgctcgataaccagtattggttttcgaCATCTCCTTTCATCCTGAAATgtgacttttttatatttcctttaatttgtgtatgtatagtttgtactttcagcatgttgaagaaataaattactgattactataTTTACTAACTCACTATTTTATTTCTAGCTTtgccgcaaattgaaaatgtttcatctcAAAGAAGTGGATCTGACATTCTTTTGACTTGGAATGAAGTAACTGACAGaaacgttctatacaacatagaaatcttctgtgatGATGTGAAACTTGGAGAGACTCACACCACAGAGGTTCCGCAGTATAGAATGAAGTCACCTACACTTGgtaaaaaatatcgtttccaagtCTGGGCTAATGATGAATGGGGAAACTCTGGCATAAAAACACAGTCAAAGAATGTTATCAAATGTAAGTTATGGCCATTAATCATTTGGAGAAGTAGCAACATTATAATTTAACTTGTTTGTTGTTCTAATAAATAGTGAGTGTATCTACATGGTGGCGTTCCATtatcaatcattattataaaattatcaaGCATTTTCATTCTGACAACTTAGGGGTGCAATTTGCGTCCGACAATGTTGTTCCTATCACCTATTAATCGTTCATCTGTGGGCCTTGGTAGCAGTGTTGGGGAGACTCTAGTAATTCACGCATTCGAAACCCGAACAATAGCCATATAAACTTTTACTTGGAACccaagaaaataattttaagcaAGTCTTTCGAATAgcaaaaatcaattaaatacaATTTACCATATATATCAATGTTGTGTAATTTTTATGGGAAGACAGCTCATTGGCATAAAATCAGTGGTTCCAAATGGCCTCGCATGTTTCTAAAACGAAAATGGTTTATATCCGTTGACCAAGGCACAGTGTTTTTACTCTACCGTTTGTGGGGATTCAAGATTTGGTTACTGCGTTTGACTGTACCATGTCAAACTGATACGTAAAATAATTATGCAGAAACCTTCACTGGCTCCAACTTCCCCCTCTCCCCCCTTCCCTTAATTGCAATACATGGTAATATATCGTGCTATGGTCATACAAGAAATCTGGATTTATGAAACCTAATTATTTTTCTATTCCTGAACGTTTTTGAATACCTGTTTTACCAGATTGATACACAACTAGTTACTCTAGTAACTTCtggtaacaaatattttgttgcaTTTCCAGTGTTAGCAAGCCCTTTCTATATTTTGCTTTCTTTGCGCAAAATGTTCAATCAATAGTGAAATTAGAGATGAGCCTGCTTTGATTTATGTCTAAATACCCATTTCCTGCTCGAGCTACTTCTTACGTTTTATTGCAGTAATCAGCAATCTCTCATTTTGTAGCCAATGAACCGCTTTCCCTGATGGGCTTcctgcatctgaaacaaattactggttaactattcccatactcgacatggactggtaatcgaacAAGGGCCGAGGTTCGCCATACGATTGAAACGTCAAGTCTACTTCCCTtttcctgggataaatatggaaGTCCTAATGACATTGGAAGGGTTCTTTAGATAACTTCGGCaacattataatttattttttgtcgcaATATACAAGAAATCTCTTTTTTTTAGTCGTAAACGTTGAAGTCGCCGGCGGATCCATAAGACTGAATGAATGCAAAGTCACGTTTCCAGAGGAAActttcaacaaacaaacaaaggtCTGGATGTCGGTTGTAATTGACAATTCACTATGTCCCGAAGAATACATTGGTATCACACCAGTTTTCGATATCAGCGCAGATTCCGAATTCCTCAGAGATGTGATCGTGCAAATCAAGTCATGGTGCGTCGGGCTGGAAAAagacaaaattgacatattacatttctcaagtaaaactgactgggACATTATTAATCCTGATCGAATCAATGAGGATAACAGCATAGAATTTCGATGCAGAAAGTTTAGTCTATTCACTGTCGCCATCAATTGGTTAAAATGGCTAATTGGTAAGCAAGAGGTTATCGTGGACAACTGTCTCTATATacataacaaaaaaaagtttcatttcACATTCTTTGAGAAAAGTGAGACTGCTGAAACCAATATCAGATCACATTACAGAGAACTAGGGGCACGTCTTGCTCCGATTTGGTTCAATCCATTCGCTTTGAAAACTGGTGACAGACTTTGCCTCGAGTTACAGATTGATCAAGAAGatttacaattcaatatgcccCACGGACAATTCATTTGCGACAGAATATTTCTAACATCCCAGAGacataaattaacatttcatCTTCTTCCTAATTTGCAAGAATATCCTGAAAGACTCATCATTTGCAGAGTTTTGAAAAATGACGTTTTGCATGAAATGCAAGACTTTGATTTTCCATTAGCCCCTTTAGGTAAGTGATACTGGGAGTGATTCATAATTTCCTTGTCATGTCTCTGCTCCCTAAGCTAGTGGTTCCTCAAAAATTTGTTATCACGTTGTTCAGGTTTTGTTTTAGGAGGCCCACGACAGAATTAAAAAGGATTTTTCAGCCATTGACTGAGCTAAGGTATTGCATTGAGTAAAATTCCGTCTGTTCTTTGTGTTGTGTGTTCGGCACCTCGACTTATTTTAGCCTCTGAAAAAGACATTAATAAAGGTGGTCCACGAAGTAAAATTCTCTGTGAAAGTGGGCTGcgatataaaaaaggttgagaaacactTGTTCAAGCTGAGTAGAAGGTAACCCCTTGTAGGATGTAaagttgaagttttattttcgaattttttttcaatattgttatgATCATAAGTTTCTCACATTAGCTGTGCATTATCTTGAGAACCTACTCACCATAAGACCATATTCAGTTTGATTATACTGAGACCAAAAGcaatcattataataaatactttctACATTAAACATCTTTTTATTCTTATATTCGTAGAGGGAGGAGGACCTCCACCTGTCAACTTTGCTGGAGCACATATTGGGAATCTGCATCTACCGGAAAATCATAACAATCAGCAAATAGTAAGATTtgagtaatatttattttcaactttcCGCAACTATTTTTCAAAGTATTCATATGTATGTTTTCAATCATCTCCTACAGACCTGCACGATGTAATAGACAGTGTGTAGCATTGTGCTAAGTGTTATGAATACACTCAGCAACACACCTCTGATTAGTctgtgggtttgcaggttcgaatcatgTGAGGGATAATTaagtgtgagaggattgctggagtCTTCGGCGCTGTAGGGTGTTTCACGTGCCGCTGGTcatttatggcttcctccacaaTCAAGTTCATGCAATTGGAAATATTGACTGACTAACCCCGTACTCTACATAGACTGATAACCAGACGAAAggctgtggttcgtcatatgattaagcagtgttatcggcttttcctcccccgagataaatgtGCAAAACCTATCCTaattcatgttgataataagCCCCAAAATGTGATGTCACTATGCATATTAGAACTTTGCTATACCAGGGGACCAGAAACTGTGGGATATTCAATCACTAAgccatatgaaatatataatccctaaatttgaatgatatttgTCTGCGTTTTTATGGcaggtaataaaaaaaaacatttgctaGATagtaaagttgaaatttttttaagggGCAAAATGAACAAGAAGAAGCTGGTGCAGTAGGTGGAAACCAAGCAATAGAATAAACCAATACAGCATGAAGGTGATGACGGTACGTGAAATACCATTTACTAAAACAGCAAACTTGATTTCTTGTCTTTTATATTCTCGAAATAGTTTGTGGAGTCatattagatcagtggttcgcaacctttgataattagaatgaaaattaccattcagtagcagaaaacaacatcatcaatcattggtactacaatcaaaattattgatagtgatacaaataaaactaacattttttaatggttctgtggcccacctcaaaatatTTTCGTGGCGCAGCAGtaggccatggcccactggttgagaaccagtgtatTGGGTGAAACAATAACTCATTTTGTCTCCTATTTTTGCTATGTTCACTGTACTGTGAGTAATTGCCTTCGTTTTTTTGAATTTGGTTTTTACATATCTGCGAACGATCAATTACCcctgaaataatattatatttgcaGGAATTCAACCAGGTTTTCTCTCAAGTTCATTTATATCAAACAATATTCAAGATTTGTAATTGTTGCTAATTAAATGCCTTATTCAAACATCACATAAAAAGTTGTTATGATATTTCTCTACTGAGCACAATTTTTAGAGTCatctaaatgaaaatttttttttcagattccgATGATCTTGAGAAGTTTCCAAACTGACCACATTCTAAAGACATTGCTAAGATACAAATGTTTTATTAACATGTTACTGTTAATGTCGTATATTCAACAGTACTGTCGTTATTTCAACATTAAATTTCTCCAATAATCTCAGACTTAATGCTGAATGATCCTGTGGTATCCTGCAACACATTATGGACATGCATATGTAGTGAAaagcttaaatattagaaatattaaCTCTTAAAGACTAGATAGTCTAGTCCAATAATAGTAGAATTGAgggaaaattttataaatttttttgtgtgaaatGCTGATTTTGCATAGGCTTGGATTGTGAAAACATAGTAATTGACTCTTAGTCATATGCACCACCCTTCAGCAACGATTTCGGCAATTTAGGTCATCCCTCACAAGATTTGACCTCTTGAACTGACCTCAGagcattttgtaaaattctgCACCAAATTCTGATTTGCATGTTTTGTCATACAAATTCTTatcatttcataatttttttattatttcttcctattagtttttaaaattaggtTGGGTGCTGCATTAATGCTTTAGCTTCTAATGTACTATTTTTAGTGAGCCATAACAAACTCACTTTAAGCTTTTCCAGATATCAtgtgtattgtttttatgtcgccctcattcagaaatttttgtgtaattataattttatggTATGTCAacaactttcattatttaggtcaggttttgagttttttctcATAATTGACAACTGCTGTACTTATTCTTGCTGTATATCAGTTTACTTTGCCACTCCACATTTTtgcttgaattttaaaatatataaaaataataaaaactataaaaatcaataaaattataaataaaaaaaaatccaagttATTAACCTATATCGTAACTCGTTTCAAATAGCCATTGttcgaatttttattaatttttgttgtgaaatgcattattatcttttgcttttatgtttttcaattattgtcaacCACTGATATCTATTATTTCTGTGTATATTTTGGAACATCTCTATGAATTTATGATATTCTGATTTGTCGACAAACCCGCCATAAATTATGCATTCCATGACTGTTATAATAACAGTTGGACTGGAGTGATTGATTTTTGGCTCAGTGTTGTGGTTTGATATTGTGTTCCGAAAACTTGGTAGCTAAGGACTCTACTGGAGCCCAGTGTAACTTTGCCCCTAATCTATGTAAAGTAATAAGAAATGTCCATTCTGAATTCTAGTAATATCTTAATAGTGATACATgtagaatattacaatgatGTTTTGTTTTGCGATGCATATTacgaatttccatttttttgttttgtgtgagtcaggtttttaaattttcatgtacTGCAATCCGCTTTTCTTGTTTATTCATTCTTCTTGTTTATTCTCTATAACTCCGTGTGTTTCTCTAAGTTTTAAGAgagtaaaaaaaaagtaaaaatagtcaaaaaataatgaaaaaaaaaaatttatgtatttccctaaatatgaaaaagtaaaaaaaattaaaaaaacagcaaaaaataaaaataatttcgtgtatcccataaatttaaaaatataaatgtgaaatatttcattcaagAGCTTATAGctttatgatacaaaatgaaatgatcaaCATAACACTTTGGCCTGCATAATTTAACAGGTCTTCTGTCAAAAATgcttcgattttttttttattctatgttgtattttgttaattgttgtagcatctgtataataaataatcaatgtgATAGAACCGGGCTCCATGCCCAAGAGCCTGATTGCCTACAACTAGAATTTTGCGAGTTACATTTTGTGTGAGAGACTAGCAAATCGACCCATATTTTACTAGCAACTATTCACTTGGGTTAGTGTTTGGACGGTAGGGCATCATTCATCATATAGCTAAAGCtaacgaattttatttttattccttcGTAATGAAGAGGAAAAATTAATCCAAAGCCAAGTACTTGAAATTGCCATTTTTCGATAACCTGAATGTTTATAACGACAAGACTTTCATAGTGTTGCTGGCGGCCTTGGCAATCAGAAATCAGGGTATCAAAAAGTGAATGATGTCGAATGGACAAGCAGCAATGCATCTCCTAGAACTTTAGTTTTTGGCAGTTCGACACGTTGAAAATGGATGCCACTTTTGCGAGACGTCAACCGCTATATGTGGCCTACCTGAAGAAGGAATGATGTAGTGGCAGATCTCACCCTTAAATGCGGTAGACGTCACGCTAAAGTGGCATGTGACAATGATTAGTGCAGGGTTTCCTAAACTGTATCGCGGCACACTAGTGGGCCGCCAAGGTCTTGAAAGTGTGCCAcgcattttcacaaaattcctGAGATTATTTCACAATAATTAACGATGCAGCATGAACTTTATTACATGGCAATCAGTAATGGATGTAGTTCGGTACCACACATATTAAAGGGTGACCTGAAAAACGAAACCCAgtccatttggaacatattttcTGGATTCCGTTTTTTGGGGTCAACCTGAATAAAGATTTATAATTCAATGTCAACCGATAGGTGATGTAATACCTAAAAAAACTTGTCCTGGTTATTTATATAGGGCCTTGTTTGTTGTGACTGCTAGACGCtaataaagaaaaaattctATTTAGATGGTTCGACAAATCTTTCCAAGTTATTTCCTACAAAAACGGGTGATTCGGAATGAACGCGGAACATTCCTG
This is a stretch of genomic DNA from Styela clava chromosome 2, kaStyClav1.hap1.2, whole genome shotgun sequence. It encodes these proteins:
- the LOC144431386 gene encoding uncharacterized protein LOC144431386, which translates into the protein MSVVIDNSLCPEEYIGITPVFDISADSEFLRDVIVQIKSWCVGLEKDKIDILHFSSKTDWDIINPDRINEDNSIEFRCRKFSLFTVAINWLKWLIGKQEVIVDNCLYIHNKKKFHFTFFEKSETAETNIRSHYRELGARLAPIWFNPFALKTGDRLCLELQIDQEDLQFNMPHGQFICDRIFLTSQRHKLTFHLLPNLQEYPERLIICRVLKNDVLHEMQDFDFPLAPLEGGGPPPVNFAGAHIGNLHLPENHNNQQIGQNEQEEAGAVGGNQAIE